The region CGACACGGCCCGCGATCGGCGCCATGGCGTGGTCATGCCTGCCATGCCGACGCTTGGATCGGCAGGTGATTCGGCCCACGCCACTCGCGCCTCGGGTGCCATGCCGCCAATGACCTCAACCAGCGATCTCCGCAGAAGTGAAGTGCCCCCGGCACCACTTCCTTTCCCGGCGCCGGTGGCGTCCGGAAAGCCGAAGGCCCGAGCCAAGTCGCTCGAAGAGTTCGACGAGGCCTTCAAGCGGCTCGCCGATCGTCAGGCAAGCTGACGCGAACACCCCAGCTCTCCCCTTTGCGCCACACCCTGTGTGGCCCTCTTGGATGAACGCTTCAAGAGGAATCGACCTTGACCGGCCCAGGGAACCTTCTTCCCTGCGGCCGGTCGTCGTATTCTTCCCACTCCCATGCTCGGCTTCGTCCGTCAGGCGCTCCGCGATCTCCACCACACGGGAAGTGTGTGGCCCAGTTCCCGTCAGCTCGCCAAGGAGATGACGAAGTCCATCAGGGCCCTCCCATCACCGCGTCGCATTCTCGAGGTCGGACCCGGCACCGGTCCGTTCACGCGCGCCCTGCTCAAGGAGCTGCGCGACGGCGATCGACTCGACCTGGTCGAGTTGAGCGAGGCGTTCTGCCGCGACCTCGACAAGAAGCTGATTGCGCCATTCAGGCGGCGATCACCCGGAGTCAAGGTGCAGATTCACTGTGCGCCAATCGAGAGCGTTGAACTCGATGGGCTCTACCAGATGATCGTCTGCGGCCTGCCCTTCAACAACTTCCCGCCGAAGCTGGTGCGTGCGATCTTCAAGCGACTGATGGCGATGCTTGAACCGGGCGGCGAGCTCGTCTACTTCGAGTACGCGGGGGTCCGGGTGCTGAAGGGCACCGTGGCCAGTCCGGAGGTGCGCGGCTCGCTCAAGCGCATCGGTGCGGTCGGGCGTGGCCTGCGTCGACGGCACGAGGGGCGACGCAAGCTTGTGCTCGGCAACCTTCCTCCCGCATTCTCCGTTCGCCTGCAGAAGAAGAAGAGCGGTCGCTGAATCATGTTCATCAATGAGCACTTCCTGAAGCTGGCCGCGGGCTATCTCTTCCCGGAGATCGGACGCCGCGTGAGCGCATTCATGTCGGAGAACCCCGCGCTCGCGCCGCGCGTCATCCGCTGCGGCATCGGTGATGTGACGGAGCCGCTGCCGCCGGCGGTGATTGCGGCGCTGCATAGGGCGGTTGATGAACTCGCGGCACGCGAGACCTTCCGCGGATATGGCCCACCCACGGGCTACGACGAGGTCCGCGCTGCCATCGCCGAGGGCGACTATCGCAGCCGCGGCGTGGAGATCGCGGATGACGAGGTGTTTCTCTCCGACGGCAGCAAGCCCGATGCGAGCGCGTTTCTCGAGATCGTGGGGCCGGGCAATCGCATCGGCGTGCCCGACCCTGTCTATCCCGTGTATGTGGACACCAATGTCATGGCTGGCCACACGGGCCCGAGCGACGGTCGCGGTGGATATGAGGGCTTGGTGACGCTTCCGGGCACGCCTGACAACGGTTTCGTTCCCGAACCGCCGCGCGAGGCGCTCGACCTCGTGTATCTCTGCTTCCCGAACAATCCGACAGGCTCAGTAGCGACGCGTGAACAGTTGACGCGCTGGGTCGAGTGGGCCAAGCGCCACGATGCGGTGATTCTTTACGACGCCGCCTATGAGGCGTTCATCCGTGATCCGGCGAAGCCGCGATCGATCTTCGAGATTTCCGGCGCGCGAAGCTGCTGCGTGGAGTTCCGAAGCTTCTCAAAGAACGGCGGGTTCACTGGCCTGCGTGCCGGGTGCACCGTGGTGCCGAAGTCGGTCATGGGCCGAACGCGCGAGGGCGTGCGCCTGCCGCTGCACCAGCTCTGGACGCGGCGCTGGAGCACTTGCAGCAACGGGGTCAGCTACCCCGTGCAGCGCGCCGTCGAGGCGCTCTACACGCCCGAGGGCCGACGGCAGACGGCTGATCTGATCGACTTCTACATGCAGAACGCCTCGATTCTTCGAACGGCCCTGAAGGCGCGCGGCCTGCGCACCTGGGGCGGCTCGGACGCACCGTATGTCTGGGCGGAGTGCCCTTCGGGCATGGGGAGCTGGGAGCTCTTCGATCGCCTGCTTCGAGAGGCTCAGGTGGTCGTCACTCCCGGCGCGGGCTTTGGTCGGCTGGGCGAGGGCTTCTTCAGGGTGTCGGCCTTCAACAGCCGCGCGAACATCGAGGAAGTCGGCCGTCGACTTGCGGCGTTCGATGCCGCGACGACGCGCTGAGACCGAGCGTTGCGGCGCGCTTGACTCGCGGAGCTGATTGCGCTGGGCTGCGCACCCGAGTTCACACCCGACCGCTCACCTGATTGACCACCTGAGCGCGACCCCATTGCGCACCGGATTGCGCACCTGATTGCGCACATGATCGCGCACATGATCGCGCACATGATCGCGCATCTAACTGCGACCCATCGCGCACATGATCGCGCTCCGGCCGACGGCGCGCGGCCTCACTTCGCTCGGAGCCGCTGGCAGACGATGAACATCTCGACGCTCTCGGCTCGGCTCGATTTGGGCTTGAAACCCTTGGCGACTTCGAAGAGGCGCTGGGCGCGCCGAAGGAGCGCGGGATACTCCGCACCTTCGAACACCTTCATGACCAGCGATCCTCCGGGCCGAAGCCAGCCCTCGGCTCGATCGAGCAGAGCATTGCAGAGGCGCACGCTCACGGCACTGTCGCCGCTGGGCACACCGGTCGTATCGGGCGCCATGTCGGAGAGCACGAGGTCGAAGGCATGGTCGCCGAAGCGCGCAGAATCGAGTTCGTTCAGATCGGCCTGAATCAGCTCGACCGAAGCGGGAAGACCTCGCGGGTCGATCGTCTTGAGATCGACGGCCACCACGCGGCCGCGAGGCCCCACCTTGGCGGCCGCCACTTGTGTCCAGCTTCCCGGCGCGGCCCCGACATCGAGCACACGGAGGCCTGACTTGAGCACACGGAAGCGCTCGTCGATCTCGAGCAGCTTGAAGGCGCTGCGAGCGCGATAGCCGCGCTCCTTGGCGAGGCGGAAGAAGTGATCCTGAACTTCCTTCATGCGCAGGCTCGACCGCGGCATGCCGCGGCATTGGCGCTCATGGGGTGACGATGAACGACCCGATGGCGCCGGGTTCCTCGACGACTCCCACTCGGATGTTTCCGTCGACCGTGCGCAGGATGAGCCGTTCGCCGCCGTCATTGAGCGTGGCGTGCATCGAGTCGTGATCGTTGCGCGCGTCATGGGCGGTCCAGCGACCTGCGGTGCATCGAGCCTTCACCGTGCCGCCGATCGTTTCGGCGTCGAGCACAAAGGAACTCTCGCCTCGCACGCGATAGTCGATATCGCCGTCGCGAGTCACGATGATCGATTCAAGCTTCTGCGGCCACGGGGTGACGACGCGCACATTGCCCTTGGTGGTGGTGATGTCCACCGGGCCGCGATTGTTCGACACCTGCACCCGTCCGCGCGTGGTCTCCACGGTGATTCGCCCCAGCTCGGCGATGGTGACTTCGATGTCGAGGCGCTGATACCACGGTTCGTCGTGAGTCGTCGACGCTTCGACCACCAGCGTCGAAGGTTCGCCCGGGCCCGCCGGTGGAGTGATGCGCACATCCCAGGTGATGAGCGGCAGGCTGGCCTCGCTCTCCTTATCGCGGAACCCTCGATGTTCACCGCGCCGGTCGAGAATGACGAGCGCATCCTGTGTCCGGTCGGGGCGATCACCGCGAATCACGACATCGCCAGCGAAGTTGCGGACCTCGACATTGACCAGCCCCTCGACGGGCAGGCGCAACTCTTCTCGACTGCTTCGATGGCCCATGACTCCATGCCCGATATCGGTCAGGAAGCGCTGCGTGCCGCGCTCCATGTCGCTGTCGCCGGCGCAGCCGACGGGGCCCGCGACCACGATCAGGGCCGCGAGGGCCATCCATGCCGCGGCGGCCCGGCGTCGCAAGGCGCCACGCCGAGAGTCCGCTGTCGCTTTCATCGCCGCGCGGGCCATCCATGCCGCACCGCACCGTCGGAAGCGGCGACCGTCCAATGGTCGAAGGGACATCATCGGCATCGATTCTACGATGGTGCCATGGTCCTCGCAGCCACGATCGTTGCACTCCTCATCTCCGGCCCATCCAGCGGATTGAACTCGTCGGGCGTCGATGAAGCGGTCAAGCCTCAAGGTGCCGCCGACGGTGCCATCGCGCAACAAGGCCCGCGGGATGAACCCGGGCCAAACCCTGCCGAGGCACGACCGGTGATCGCCGATGAGTTGGCCGTGCGACTTCCGCTGGATGCGGCGAGGCTGCTGGATGGCGGCCCGACGACCGGCCGCATGCTGGTCTTCCTGCGGCGCCCCGGTTCACGCGCACGCGGCGCTCCCATCGACGCCCCCTTCTTCGAGGATCCGCAGCCTCTCTTCGGGCGAGAAGTGGAATCGCTTGTTGCAGGCGAACCAGTGGTCTTCT is a window of Phycisphaeraceae bacterium DNA encoding:
- a CDS encoding methyltransferase domain-containing protein, producing MLGFVRQALRDLHHTGSVWPSSRQLAKEMTKSIRALPSPRRILEVGPGTGPFTRALLKELRDGDRLDLVELSEAFCRDLDKKLIAPFRRRSPGVKVQIHCAPIESVELDGLYQMIVCGLPFNNFPPKLVRAIFKRLMAMLEPGGELVYFEYAGVRVLKGTVASPEVRGSLKRIGAVGRGLRRRHEGRRKLVLGNLPPAFSVRLQKKKSGR
- a CDS encoding LL-diaminopimelate aminotransferase — its product is MFINEHFLKLAAGYLFPEIGRRVSAFMSENPALAPRVIRCGIGDVTEPLPPAVIAALHRAVDELAARETFRGYGPPTGYDEVRAAIAEGDYRSRGVEIADDEVFLSDGSKPDASAFLEIVGPGNRIGVPDPVYPVYVDTNVMAGHTGPSDGRGGYEGLVTLPGTPDNGFVPEPPREALDLVYLCFPNNPTGSVATREQLTRWVEWAKRHDAVILYDAAYEAFIRDPAKPRSIFEISGARSCCVEFRSFSKNGGFTGLRAGCTVVPKSVMGRTREGVRLPLHQLWTRRWSTCSNGVSYPVQRAVEALYTPEGRRQTADLIDFYMQNASILRTALKARGLRTWGGSDAPYVWAECPSGMGSWELFDRLLREAQVVVTPGAGFGRLGEGFFRVSAFNSRANIEEVGRRLAAFDAATTR
- a CDS encoding RlmE family RNA methyltransferase, which encodes MKEVQDHFFRLAKERGYRARSAFKLLEIDERFRVLKSGLRVLDVGAAPGSWTQVAAAKVGPRGRVVAVDLKTIDPRGLPASVELIQADLNELDSARFGDHAFDLVLSDMAPDTTGVPSGDSAVSVRLCNALLDRAEGWLRPGGSLVMKVFEGAEYPALLRRAQRLFEVAKGFKPKSSRAESVEMFIVCQRLRAK
- a CDS encoding DUF4097 family beta strand repeat protein, with the translated sequence MMSLRPLDGRRFRRCGAAWMARAAMKATADSRRGALRRRAAAAWMALAALIVVAGPVGCAGDSDMERGTQRFLTDIGHGVMGHRSSREELRLPVEGLVNVEVRNFAGDVVIRGDRPDRTQDALVILDRRGEHRGFRDKESEASLPLITWDVRITPPAGPGEPSTLVVEASTTHDEPWYQRLDIEVTIAELGRITVETTRGRVQVSNNRGPVDITTTKGNVRVVTPWPQKLESIIVTRDGDIDYRVRGESSFVLDAETIGGTVKARCTAGRWTAHDARNDHDSMHATLNDGGERLILRTVDGNIRVGVVEEPGAIGSFIVTP